The following are from one region of the Methanoculleus caldifontis genome:
- the thiL gene encoding thiamine-phosphate kinase, which produces MDERGLHRLIGTIIDPERLADDCAVIPCGDLVMVATTDMLHETTDFPAGMTDWQIGWMSTAVTLSDVASMGAAPGQVLLAVGLDRPERLRGIMEGARDCCTTFGAELVGGDLDAHTELTIVSTGLGAVAPEHLVRRRGARPGDVIAVTGTLGEAQAALSGYDRHRKELLEPQPRVREGAILGRAGVSAMMDISDGLALSLHDLLAVNDCGFSIDTARLPLPAGVPEGEGRALALYGGGDFELLFCAPPTIFPVPGVEARVIGEVIAERTVLADGEPLERRGYLHEWSG; this is translated from the coding sequence GTGGATGAACGGGGCCTGCACAGGCTGATCGGGACGATCATCGACCCGGAGCGCCTCGCGGACGACTGTGCAGTCATCCCCTGCGGCGACCTCGTGATGGTCGCGACGACCGATATGCTCCACGAAACGACTGATTTCCCGGCCGGGATGACCGACTGGCAGATCGGCTGGATGTCGACGGCGGTCACGCTCTCGGACGTCGCGAGCATGGGCGCGGCGCCGGGACAGGTGCTCCTCGCGGTCGGCCTTGATAGGCCGGAACGCCTCAGAGGCATCATGGAGGGCGCGCGGGACTGCTGCACGACGTTCGGCGCCGAACTGGTCGGGGGGGACCTCGACGCCCACACCGAGCTGACGATCGTAAGCACTGGCCTTGGGGCGGTCGCCCCGGAGCACCTCGTCCGCCGGAGGGGGGCGCGGCCGGGAGACGTCATCGCGGTCACCGGGACGCTCGGCGAGGCCCAGGCCGCCCTCTCCGGCTACGACCGGCACAGAAAGGAGCTCCTCGAACCGCAGCCCCGCGTGAGGGAGGGCGCGATCCTCGGCCGTGCCGGCGTCTCGGCGATGATGGACATCTCCGACGGCCTTGCTCTCTCCCTCCACGACCTCCTCGCGGTGAACGACTGCGGCTTCTCGATCGATACCGCCCGCCTCCCGCTCCCGGCGGGCGTGCCGGAGGGCGAGGGGCGGGCACTCGCCCTCTACGGCGGGGGAGACTTCGAGCTCCTCTTCTGCGCACCCCCCACCATCTTCCCGGTCCCGGGGGTCGAGGCCCGCGTCATCGGCGAGGTCATAGCGGAGCGGACGGTTCTCGCCGACGGAGAACCTCTCGAACGCCGGGGATACCTGCACGAGTGGAGCGGGTAG